In Chelmon rostratus isolate fCheRos1 chromosome 21, fCheRos1.pri, whole genome shotgun sequence, the genomic window tAAGTGGCAGGttaatctataatgaaaatgattgacAGTTGCAGCCCAGACATTCAGTGGCAGACTTCAgtatttgacagtttttcaaacatcagcTCCATATGTTTGGACCCTCAGTGGCAGTTGCACATCTGGATCCTCGGGATCCAGATGTGGCCGTGCTGACAGTCCCATAGCATTCGTACTGTACAGGTTACTCCAAATGCCAGTGATGATAGGCTCCATGAATCCCACAACAGTGCAGTGCTGCAAATTTAGGAGCCTCAGTTGCCATGGcgacctctctctctttcccctcccctCACAGATGTCATAAAACACTAAAGACGGAGGCACATTCCTTGTCTTACATTTAGAGCTGAAACTGATTTTATAGactaaaaatgtatgtaaaaattcatcattaacatttaaatatCTATAAATATTTTCAAGTAACACTGTCcaattttatttctatttatttattcgttTAAAACCGTGATTCCAAAGAAGATggcacactgtgtaaaacacaaataaaacagaaagtgatagCTTGTAAATCCTTTTTTGAcatgctcaattgaaaacagtacaaagacaatatgtttaatgttttggttcaccactttgtgaacacatgattgtacaaAGCAGATTACTGCAtagactcaggaacactttgtgaaaccgtgaactcagtttgttttgcatgtagGATTACTCGCCATGGCCAGTTTGCGACCCCTGTCACTGTttgggcttttctttttctgcttcagtgaTCACaggtttgcttttatttcacctttttatcaaacattttcagatcaatttgtgtttttatttttctcgGTAGGGAATTCCAGAAACGTGTTCATTTTACTGTCTGAAAGTAGCTTTAGCGCCGTTTCACCCTGCAGCTGCCATCTGCTGATTCCCTCCTGGTGATCAAAAAGTGTTCAAAAAAGAATATATGATGAGtatcacacatactgtacatgcagcatGGAATGTTGAATGtcagatgtatttattttttaatgtgctcTTTAAGAAAATTGACATGCAACATTTCAAAGAGAACGATCCTGTAAATCTGTGGGATCATGTCCGAGGGCGCAGACCTGGCAGGAGATGAGGGAACACTTTAATATGGAGCGTTTTGTAGGCGAAGTACTGAACCTGACACTTCATCCACAAATCACCCGCCCTCTAAAATGATCGACCATCGGATATTTCTCCTTTCTTggaacattatttttcattttgtgaactcagtctgtcagtttgtctgctttgttttgttgtagaTGCTAAAAGATTCCTCCTGTATGTGTCAATCATGGGGgaaattctgcatttttctgacatGCTGTTATAGTTATCTTCTTTCTTTATCTGAATCTACATATTgccacacattttctttttaaaccgTCTCAGTCTGTTCTATTTCTTTGACTCAAATACCATGAacacaccaaaaccaacagcCTGGGCATTTTTCTACTGTGTGTGACGCTCTGCATCGAGCCAATTCATTCAAAGACTTATATCTGTTTTTACAGGCCCAGTAATTTCCTACAGcagctggtcactgtagtttttagcaaacgtgactcaaacaggagtaagtagtgcatttgtttgggactattttcagttgtggattaatacacatttggtgctccagTATCTCCAGCGGCAGGGAAGGTTTCTCTAGGATTGAGTCAACAAAAACTACAGTGCTCATGTTCTttgtgatgaaggaacatgtaGCTCAGTGCAAATATGTGcttcattgatgtgttttttaacagaaataGAGCTAAATGATCACAGAAGAGATAGGGTAGGATGGTGggataaaatacagaatattaGTAGTCCAGTCCTTTAAAGTTTGCACCTGCCTACCTGTCGACAAGAGGTTAACCTATGATAATGGCTGAGCACGCCGacgtgtttttcttctttttcctgaaTGAGTAAACACAAAGGACTCCACTTAGTTGGGAAATAGAAGCAATGTTTGCTTCGCTTCTATTTGCACATTGCTAACACTGCTGGTGGTGAAGCGTCAGTTAGGCGAAACTGAGCGTGGAGGCCGAAGTTGATCCAGTCCCGTTTTACGCAGCAACCGGTCTGATCTTCATCACCATGGTTTTTAGGGAGTATTCGAGCCCTTTAAAACTGTTCCACTGTACACCGGCTGCACGGGGTGAAGGTCCCCATGTGTAGATCCCGTTGGGGTTAGCCCCGAAGCACGCCGCATACCAGAATGCTCCATAGGCCAGCCTGGCACAGTTTGAAGCATGAGTGTCTTGATCTCTGTCAGTGGTGGTGAATTTCTGTCCATTGTGTATACTTAACGAGTCTCCTAGTGGAAAACCgcagaaaacactgattaatgTAAATAACTTGGTCTTCTGACAATGTTTACatttacactttacacaaaTGGAGGatagtttaacattttagattttaagTACATGTTAAAATGAGGCCATAATTTGCTGAATGGGAGAACCATCTGAACAAACGTCCCACCTGCTGCTCCCCTGACGAAACTGCCCAGGTTTAGTGTGTATCCCTCCGCCTCCGGACCAACAGAGAAGGAAGAATATTGGGCAAAGACCCTCTGGCCCTCGAAGTCTTCCATGTCCACCCTCAGCTCGTAGTTCTTGGCCTGCGTCAGCAGGTGCATGGTCTCCAGGCCTGAAGGACGAACAGTGAAGCGACTGTGATCGTCTGAGGTGTCAGATTTCATTTTGCAGGATTTTGCTCGTGATCATAAGTGATGTTGTGGTTGTTCAATATTCTGGAAAAATGTGattctttttattaaaaaaattagtgcactgaacacattttctgtttggagAAAATTGGTCTCATTTTAACTTGACACTTCGTAAAATGAACCTGGAATGATCAATCATACGATTTGCCAATTGACAGAGAACTTCTTGATGACTTACTGATGATTGATCAATTGCTTAAGTCAGCAGAAATcccaaacattcactggtttCAGATTCTTAGTTAtgaggattttctgtttttctgtgtttttctgtaattGAATAGTATATATTCAGGTTTTTTTAGACTCGCAATTGAACATTTTTTAGACGATATGTTTAATGGATTAGTTAATGAAACAGTTAGTCGCAGCCCTAGACTTGAATCTGTCAAACAGTACAGTGATGAAGTATTTCAGATCTTCATGTGTACCATGTTGTTTGGCCACTATTACATTTACAGCCTACACTGAATCAGATATACAGAGCTACACCGTACACGGAAGTCTGATTGGATTgagaatgttgtattttttcttctggTCAGTAAGAATTGCTGTCATACCCAGCCAGTACTCTCCAGCAGCGCTGCCAAATCCAGTTTTGTAGTGATCCCACTTCATGAAGAAGTTCACTGTGCCATCCTGTCTTCTCTGAATGACCTTGTTTTTAGATAGAAGTTCaacaaacagagtgaaacagaaagGAAGCTGTCAAGCAAAGGCAAATTAAAGCTTCATTAattcatattattatattaaaaatgGATCTCATGTGCAAAgctcatagtgacaaacccacagagaattcTAACCAGACTCTGCAGATCCCCTCAGCTCGGTTTTAGTGCCTTTCAGCTTGTTTACATAGTTTTGGTTTCACTGCCACTCTCATTAGCCTCTAAtacgctacctgcccagcaccaaacggcagacagacaaggttagcgactagctggtgaacatagtggagcgtgtagcagctaaagagcaaTATAGTCCCCGCtggtgttggtggagaccaaaccagagctaaatgGAGATTGAATATTCgcaaacatgacacaaaaaaaatgcaaatgttgctccatgtcaACTAAAGTTTGAAGTAAACAACTGTTTGCGAACACAAATCAACTTCATAAAGGTCGATGTTAGGTTTACAGTTTGTTCCGCAGCCCCCAGGTGGCCAGCAAAGTCAattaatgttgctttaatttaaaaagcatGTATTCTTTCCTGCCTCAGCTGTTGCATTCAGCCAAGGAGTCTTGAACATCAAAGTTTTTCATATTAACATGAAGAATACCCTTCTGATATGTGAAATGTTTCAATGAAATCCAAAAGTTTGATTCAGGATCTGATTGGGAGAAACAGCTCCCAGAGATTTGTCAGCTTTTTTGTCCAGATCAAACTGGACTAAGGTCTACGTGGATGAGGTTTGGACAAAGAGTGGTTCATTCTTCCATCCTCACCGTCCACTTTCCTGCAGAACTGTCGGTGCTGTCCTTGCTCATGTCACAGTAAACCTGCACAGGGGAGGTGGGGCCGGCTGGGTAGATGGTGTACACTCCGTCCAGGCCTGATCCGGCTCTGTAGACATCACTACAGTCTTTCGCCAGGGGAGACTGATGAGCTGCGACAGGCAGCAGCACTGCTAGCACAAGCCTGAGCTgtagcaaagagaaaaaaacaagatatatCTGCCAAAAATAAGATGtgtaaagaaaaatgtgttcacaGCACCCTGCATTATTTCACTGTCACCTTTATCTTAATAGGTTTTCATATCAAGAACAGGTGAGCATGTGTTAGTCCACTCTAAATGGCATTTGTGTGAGTGTTCTCACTGAAAGGTTGAATGCATGAATATTATACTGAAGCTGAGTGTATCTTTATGCATCATGTTGTACAAGCAAGATGGACAGACATGAAGTGATTAGGTCAGGATTCAGCATCAAGATCAAGGAGACTTAAACAGGACTGTCTGGATTGACCTGACTCCTGTTGCAATCAGGAGTCAGGCCCTGATACCGCTGTATTTCATAGTCCAGGGTTCATATTTGGCTATCAGGTGGCATTGAAGAGGTCGGCCCTTGTCCTATTTTTAGACTTTCTGGCAATGAGTGATCATGTCCAGCAAGTAGACTCAGATCTGCACTCTCTACTATTATGAAAGGATTATTTTACTGCTTTGTCCTTACAAAGGAGGAAGTGGCAGGGATGCATTTGATGATCTCTGAGTCATAAAATCCATTCTGAGACTATCCGTTTTATTAACTATAGTTTTAAATTTTTGCACGTTTTACACATTAAATCCGTTTACTGGTGTCAGGCAAACTGGGTAGAAGAAGGCAGCTCTGAttgaagctaacagctaaccgTTGGAGGCCTTTTTTAAGAAGCTGGTGAGAGAGGACGGCAACTTATCTGTTTACGGCCGACAGTCACAAGCTAAATTTAGAGGGAGAAGTCAGAAAGGTACAAAGCAAGTGACCATACAACGATTTACAACAATACACAGTAATATAAACAACTATTTTAATAGTTGctttcattatcaattattCCATCAagttcttttttcattttaatttttcatgtatgaaattgtgaaaatgtCCAACACACGTTCAAATCATCAATTGTGAGAGTTTTGAGCCTGAGGCTGGCGCTTGAATAAGGAAAAACCATCGGTAGAATTTTATTGGCTTTTAATCGATCAGTCAATTAATTGACTGTTTCAGACTTTAGTTCTGATtacagttattttctcaataatGAACAATTTCTACAAGAAGAAACTCCTTTGCGTGTACCTGTGAAAAAA contains:
- the LOC121624608 gene encoding microfibril-associated glycoprotein 4-like, which codes for MSSHCPAAASQGTYELPYHLGAGASDFNLRLVLAVLLPVAAHQSPLAKDCSDVYRAGSGLDGVYTIYPAGPTSPVQVYCDMSKDSTDSSAGKWTVIQRRQDGTVNFFMKWDHYKTGFGSAAGEYWLGLETMHLLTQAKNYELRVDMEDFEGQRVFAQYSSFSVGPEAEGYTLNLGSFVRGAAGDSLSIHNGQKFTTTDRDQDTHASNCARLAYGAFWYAACFGANPNGIYTWGPSPRAAGVQWNSFKGLEYSLKTMVMKIRPVAA